One Halostagnicola kamekurae DNA segment encodes these proteins:
- a CDS encoding 30S ribosomal protein S5 has product MSGNDYDDGWQPVTRLGRKVQEGDIDTMEDALNTGLPLKEPEIVDQLLPGLDDEVLDINMVQRMTDSGRRVKFRCVCVVGNRDGFIGYAEGRDDQVGSAIQKAIGIAKLNMIKVPRGSGSWEDRSDRPHSLTHQTTGKAGSVEVELIPAPEGLGLAASDTVNAVLELAGIENAWTKSHGNTRTTVNLAKATYNALENASQARQPEVIDG; this is encoded by the coding sequence ATGAGTGGAAACGACTACGACGACGGCTGGCAGCCGGTCACCCGTCTCGGCCGGAAGGTCCAGGAGGGCGACATCGACACGATGGAAGACGCCCTCAACACGGGGCTTCCCCTGAAGGAACCCGAAATCGTCGACCAGCTCCTCCCCGGACTGGACGACGAGGTTCTCGACATCAACATGGTCCAGCGCATGACCGACTCCGGACGGCGGGTGAAGTTCCGCTGTGTCTGTGTCGTCGGCAACCGCGATGGATTCATCGGGTACGCCGAGGGACGAGACGATCAGGTCGGCTCTGCCATCCAGAAGGCGATCGGTATCGCGAAGCTCAACATGATCAAGGTCCCACGCGGTTCGGGATCCTGGGAGGACCGGTCCGACCGGCCACACTCGCTGACCCACCAGACGACCGGCAAAGCCGGCTCCGTCGAGGTCGAACTCATCCCCGCGCCGGAAGGCCTGGGACTTGCGGCGAGTGACACCGTCAACGCCGTCCTCGAGCTCGCGGGCATCGAAAACGCATGGACGAAAAGCCACGGTAACACCCGAACGACGGTCAACCTCGCGAAGGCGACCTACAACGCGCTCGAGAACGCCTCGCAGGCGCGCCAGCCCGAGGTGATCGACGGATGA
- a CDS encoding 50S ribosomal protein L30 encodes MKAVVQLRGEVNRETEVDDTLSMLNIHNVNHATLIPDTDAYRGMVTKVNDFVAHGEPDQDVLATLLANRAEPLEGRQSDVDEEWLEENTEYSEFSELAEALLAEETTLREEGLSPTLRLHPPRGGHDGLKHAAAEGGQLGKHTTQEINDLLESMR; translated from the coding sequence ATGAAAGCCGTCGTACAGCTTCGCGGCGAGGTGAATCGAGAGACCGAAGTCGACGACACGCTCTCGATGCTCAACATCCACAACGTCAACCATGCGACGCTGATCCCGGATACCGACGCGTACCGGGGAATGGTGACGAAGGTCAACGACTTCGTCGCCCACGGCGAACCGGATCAGGACGTCCTCGCAACGCTGCTCGCGAACCGAGCGGAACCGCTGGAGGGACGTCAGTCCGACGTCGACGAGGAGTGGCTCGAGGAGAACACGGAGTACAGCGAGTTTAGCGAACTGGCCGAAGCGCTGCTGGCCGAAGAGACGACGCTTCGCGAGGAAGGTCTCTCGCCGACGCTTCGATTGCACCCGCCACGAGGCGGTCACGACGGCCTCAAACACGCCGCCGCCGAGGGTGGCCAACTCGGAAAACATACAACCCAGGAGATTAACGACCTCCTAGAATCGATGCGATAA
- a CDS encoding uL15m family ribosomal protein, with the protein MTSKKRRQRGSRTHSGGSHKNRRGAGHRGGRGRAGRSKHEFHNYEPKHKHGFKRPQGIRDDVVEIDVQKLDEDVALYVADDLADESGDGYEIDARDVVEDGHEADVVKVLGTGQVRNTLTITADAFTDAAREKLKDAGGEPVLSERAEEAADAEADADESDEE; encoded by the coding sequence ATGACGAGTAAAAAACGACGCCAACGCGGCTCGCGAACGCACAGTGGCGGCTCCCACAAGAATCGTCGAGGGGCCGGCCATCGGGGCGGACGCGGTCGTGCCGGGCGCTCAAAACACGAGTTCCACAACTACGAACCGAAGCACAAACACGGCTTCAAACGACCGCAGGGTATTCGCGACGATGTCGTCGAAATCGACGTCCAGAAGCTCGACGAAGACGTCGCGCTCTACGTCGCGGACGACCTCGCCGACGAATCCGGCGACGGCTACGAGATCGACGCCCGCGACGTCGTCGAAGACGGTCACGAGGCGGACGTCGTGAAAGTCCTGGGCACCGGTCAGGTCCGGAACACGCTTACGATCACGGCCGATGCCTTTACCGATGCCGCTCGAGAAAAACTCAAGGACGCGGGCGGAGAGCCGGTTCTCTCCGAGCGCGCGGAGGAAGCTGCGGACGCCGAAGCCGACGCCGACGAATCAGACGAGGAATAA
- the secY gene encoding preprotein translocase subunit SecY — translation MGWKEAAEPVLTRMPTVRRPEGHVPFKRKLAWTAGILVLYFFLTNINLLGAASGQDIYGQFRSVIAGAQGSLLQVGIGPIVTASIVMQLLGGANLLGLDTDDPRDQVLYQGLQKVLVVAMTALTALPMVFAGGILPAQQSLQLGGFAFSATEIKLLMFAQIFAGGILVLYMDEVVSKWGIGSGIGLFIIAGVSQRLVAGFIQPQAGGFFFDWYRIITGDIAVGSVFSSDGLNTILLNQGQLLALFTTILIFAIVVYAESVRVEIPLSHSRVKGARGRFPVKLIYASVLPMILVRALQANIQFIGQIVETQIGMPSILGVYSGGTPVSGFFYYMSPIYSPQDWMWWTAAVDQAWWMVMIRVSIDLTFMVVGGAIFAVFWVETTDMGPDATAQQIQNSGMQIPGFRQNVGVIEKVMERYIPQVTVIGGALVGLLAVWANMLGTIGGVDGTGLLLAVSITYKLYEEIAEEQMMEMHPMMRQMFGGGE, via the coding sequence ATGGGATGGAAGGAAGCCGCCGAACCGGTTTTGACGCGGATGCCGACAGTACGTCGTCCGGAGGGACACGTTCCCTTCAAGCGCAAGCTCGCGTGGACGGCGGGTATCCTCGTGTTGTATTTTTTCTTGACGAACATCAACTTGCTCGGTGCCGCGAGCGGACAGGACATCTACGGTCAGTTCCGCTCGGTCATCGCCGGTGCTCAGGGCTCGCTGCTCCAGGTCGGTATCGGCCCGATCGTCACGGCCAGCATCGTCATGCAGTTGCTCGGCGGTGCGAATCTGCTCGGCCTTGACACGGACGACCCACGGGATCAGGTCCTCTATCAGGGACTCCAGAAGGTCCTCGTCGTCGCGATGACCGCGCTGACGGCGCTCCCGATGGTGTTCGCCGGCGGCATCCTCCCAGCCCAGCAGTCGCTGCAACTCGGCGGCTTCGCGTTCTCGGCGACAGAGATCAAACTGCTGATGTTCGCCCAGATCTTCGCTGGCGGGATCCTCGTCCTCTACATGGACGAGGTCGTCAGCAAGTGGGGGATCGGAAGCGGTATCGGGCTGTTCATCATCGCCGGCGTCAGCCAGCGGCTGGTCGCCGGATTCATCCAGCCCCAGGCCGGCGGGTTCTTCTTCGACTGGTATCGCATCATCACCGGCGATATCGCCGTCGGTTCGGTCTTCAGTAGCGACGGACTGAACACGATACTGCTCAACCAGGGACAGCTCCTCGCACTATTTACGACGATCCTGATCTTCGCGATCGTCGTCTACGCCGAATCGGTGCGCGTCGAGATCCCGTTGAGTCACTCTCGAGTGAAAGGCGCTCGCGGTCGCTTCCCGGTGAAGCTCATCTACGCGAGCGTCCTGCCGATGATCCTCGTTCGCGCGCTGCAGGCGAACATCCAGTTCATCGGCCAGATCGTCGAAACGCAGATCGGGATGCCGAGCATACTCGGCGTCTACAGTGGTGGAACGCCTGTCTCTGGGTTCTTCTACTACATGTCACCGATCTACTCGCCTCAGGACTGGATGTGGTGGACCGCGGCGGTCGACCAGGCCTGGTGGATGGTCATGATCCGGGTCAGTATCGACCTCACGTTCATGGTCGTCGGCGGTGCGATCTTCGCGGTCTTCTGGGTCGAAACGACTGACATGGGCCCGGACGCGACGGCCCAACAGATCCAGAACTCGGGGATGCAGATTCCCGGCTTCCGCCAGAACGTCGGTGTCATCGAGAAGGTCATGGAGCGGTATATCCCGCAAGTGACCGTCATCGGCGGTGCGCTCGTCGGGCTGCTCGCTGTCTGGGCGAACATGCTCGGCACCATCGGCGGGGTCGACGGGACCGGCCTCCTGCTCGCGGTCTCCATTACGTACAAACTGTACGAGGAGATCGCCGAAGAGCAGATGATGGAGATGCACCCGATGATGCGCCAGATGTTCGGCGGCGGCGAATAA
- the gcvPB gene encoding aminomethyl-transferring glycine dehydrogenase subunit GcvPB, with amino-acid sequence MSDDSAGEPLGRVDPSGRSRYDQARYVRNGVYEPLLVEKDRTRVEIGDSPLPEDLTRDDLELPDPSEPELVRHYTRLSQMIYGIDSGPYPLGSCTMKYNPKFTEDVAALPSALVHPDRSVESIQGTLEVLGQLQEYLGRIGGMDAVTLQPPAGAAGEFVGIRVAAAYHEHNDEGHRSEVIVPESAHGTNFATAALGGYDVVSLPSDESGRVDLEALEAALSEDTAALMLTNPNTLGVFERDIERIAEMVHDAGGLLYYDGANLNALLGRARPGDMGFDVMHYNVHKTFATPHGGGGPGAGPVGVVSELAPFLPEPRVREADGGYELFAPDHSIGHVHGYQGNWLVLVKAFAYIARLGDDGLADSSAKAVLNANYLASQIEYDVPYGPFHHEFVASAGEQDAADVAKRMLDYGVHPPTTKWPEIVPEALMTEPTEIESKETLDQLAAAFNAVAEDGDEVLESAPERTTARRIDQTSAARNPRLSWHALEDE; translated from the coding sequence ATGAGCGACGACAGCGCCGGGGAGCCGCTCGGACGCGTCGATCCGAGCGGCCGCTCGCGGTACGACCAGGCTCGATACGTTCGAAACGGCGTCTACGAGCCCTTACTCGTCGAGAAAGATCGAACGCGCGTCGAGATCGGTGACTCGCCGCTCCCCGAGGACCTGACCAGAGACGACCTCGAACTCCCCGACCCGTCCGAACCGGAACTCGTTCGTCACTACACGCGTCTCTCCCAGATGATCTACGGGATCGACAGCGGCCCGTACCCGCTGGGATCCTGCACGATGAAGTACAACCCGAAGTTCACCGAAGACGTCGCGGCTCTCCCGAGCGCGCTCGTCCATCCGGACCGCTCGGTCGAGTCGATTCAGGGGACCCTCGAGGTACTGGGCCAACTGCAGGAATACCTCGGTCGTATCGGGGGTATGGACGCCGTGACCCTCCAGCCGCCAGCGGGAGCAGCCGGCGAGTTCGTCGGCATCCGCGTCGCCGCGGCCTACCACGAGCACAACGACGAGGGCCACCGCAGCGAGGTGATCGTCCCCGAGAGCGCCCACGGGACGAACTTCGCGACCGCCGCACTCGGCGGCTACGATGTGGTCTCCCTGCCGAGCGACGAGAGCGGACGGGTCGACCTCGAGGCGCTCGAGGCCGCACTGTCGGAGGACACGGCGGCGCTGATGCTGACCAACCCGAACACGTTGGGGGTGTTCGAACGCGATATCGAACGCATCGCCGAGATGGTCCACGACGCGGGCGGCTTGCTCTACTACGACGGCGCGAACCTGAACGCCCTGCTCGGTCGTGCCCGCCCCGGCGATATGGGCTTCGACGTGATGCACTACAACGTCCACAAGACGTTCGCGACGCCACACGGCGGCGGCGGACCGGGTGCCGGGCCGGTCGGCGTCGTCTCCGAACTCGCACCCTTCCTCCCCGAACCGCGAGTTCGCGAGGCAGACGGCGGCTACGAACTGTTCGCCCCCGACCACTCGATCGGCCACGTCCACGGTTATCAGGGCAACTGGCTCGTGCTCGTGAAAGCGTTCGCGTACATCGCCAGACTCGGAGACGACGGCCTTGCCGACTCGAGCGCGAAGGCCGTCCTCAACGCGAACTACCTCGCGAGCCAGATCGAGTACGACGTACCCTATGGCCCGTTCCACCACGAGTTCGTCGCCAGCGCCGGCGAGCAAGACGCCGCCGACGTCGCCAAGCGAATGCTCGACTACGGCGTCCACCCGCCGACGACCAAGTGGCCCGAAATAGTCCCCGAGGCGCTCATGACAGAACCCACCGAAATCGAAAGCAAAGAGACGCTCGATCAGCTCGCGGCCGCGTTCAACGCCGTCGCCGAGGACGGAGACGAGGTCCTCGAGTCCGCACCCGAGCGGACGACTGCCCGCCGAATCGATCAGACGAGTGCCGCCCGAAATCCGCGGCTGTCCTGGCACGCACTCGAGGATGAGTAG
- the gcvPA gene encoding aminomethyl-transferring glycine dehydrogenase subunit GcvPA, with the protein MNGLQVSGSPYAPHTDETLEAMLDAVEADTVEAIFDVPESVRYDGEYGIEARTERETRRLVRSILERNDDLTELLGRGHYGYYVPSVVDHLADRSEFLTSYTQYQPEISQGFLQALFEYQSLLVELTGLEVANCSMYDAASALGEAATLANRVRPTSGHRVLVPELLSEGRRSTLENYVAGTDLEVETYACADGTVDLDALERAVDEETVMVYAENPTIRGTIEERLEEIGTVASDADALFVLGTDPIALSLLQKPVDVGADVVVGDASVLGLPASYGMGLGLFATRESHRRQVPGRLVGASEDATGRRAFTLTLQTREQHIRRERATSNICTNQAWVALRTAIHAAALGPDGMIELAKRGVTRAESLAAEVDALVGAKAPVHDRRHFREFVAHVDQPAKAIADDLERDGFAVHVVGEHELQICVAGTTDGELEAFVDALEGVL; encoded by the coding sequence ATGAACGGATTACAGGTATCTGGGAGTCCGTACGCGCCACACACGGACGAAACCCTCGAGGCGATGCTCGACGCGGTCGAGGCCGACACGGTCGAAGCGATCTTCGACGTTCCCGAGTCGGTTCGGTACGACGGCGAGTACGGAATCGAGGCCCGAACGGAACGGGAGACGCGCCGACTGGTCCGGTCGATACTCGAGCGCAACGACGACCTGACGGAACTGCTGGGACGGGGCCACTACGGCTACTACGTCCCGTCGGTCGTCGATCACCTGGCCGATCGCTCCGAGTTTCTGACCTCCTACACGCAGTACCAGCCCGAGATCTCACAGGGGTTCTTGCAGGCGCTGTTCGAGTACCAGTCGCTGCTCGTCGAACTGACGGGTCTCGAGGTCGCGAACTGCTCGATGTACGACGCCGCGAGCGCGCTCGGTGAAGCGGCGACGCTCGCGAACCGGGTCCGGCCGACCTCGGGCCACCGCGTGCTCGTCCCCGAACTCCTGAGCGAGGGGCGACGGAGCACTCTCGAGAACTACGTCGCCGGCACCGACCTCGAAGTCGAAACCTACGCGTGTGCGGACGGAACCGTCGACCTCGATGCACTCGAGCGGGCGGTCGACGAGGAGACCGTCATGGTCTACGCGGAAAACCCGACGATTCGGGGAACGATCGAAGAACGGCTCGAGGAGATCGGGACGGTCGCCAGTGACGCGGATGCACTGTTCGTCCTCGGAACCGATCCGATCGCGCTTTCGCTGCTTCAGAAACCGGTGGACGTCGGCGCGGACGTCGTCGTCGGCGACGCGAGCGTGCTCGGACTGCCCGCGAGTTACGGGATGGGCCTCGGCCTGTTCGCGACCCGCGAGTCACACCGCAGACAGGTTCCGGGTCGGCTCGTCGGTGCGAGCGAGGACGCGACGGGGAGACGCGCCTTCACGCTCACGCTCCAGACGCGAGAGCAGCACATTCGCCGCGAGCGCGCGACCAGCAACATCTGTACGAATCAGGCGTGGGTCGCGCTCCGGACGGCGATCCACGCGGCGGCACTCGGGCCCGACGGGATGATCGAACTCGCGAAACGCGGCGTCACTCGAGCCGAATCGCTCGCCGCGGAGGTCGACGCGCTCGTCGGCGCCAAAGCGCCCGTCCACGACCGGCGGCACTTCCGCGAGTTCGTCGCCCACGTCGATCAGCCGGCGAAAGCAATCGCCGACGACCTCGAGCGAGACGGCTTCGCGGTCCACGTCGTCGGCGAACACGAACTACAGATTTGCGTCGCCGGGACCACGGACGGCGAACTCGAGGCGTTCGTCGACGCCCTCGAGGGGGTGCTCTGA
- the hmgB gene encoding hydroxymethylglutaryl-CoA synthase yields MTAVGIDAVEIWTGNLKLDLPGVFAPEKGEDPEKYTKGLGLNASSFPDSYEDIVTMGANAAHRLMERKRLEPDDIGRIDVATESAFDNSKPVSTYIAGCLESVFDGDFHHANKGERKFACIAGTQSLDDAYNWIRAGRNRGRGALVIATDTALYARDDPGEATQGAGAVALYITEDPDLVTLSTEQGYGSADETDFLKPNQQFPSVDGKRSVQVYLARMREALVDYQSVAGELHLDDVRFVPFHTPFPGMVRKAAMLAYRHIIRDTAVEDELAEEIGRQPRSEAFETDDEFRDALREYMDGLKETDRYQEWYAETIDPTLTIAREVGNWYTGSVHVARISALKYALEQGEDIAGQTLAVGSYGSGAQAEIHTEVVQDGWKEEIEALNLDEQLADRYELTWDDYEEIHDAHNHDMDVDIESMTAPDGEFVFGGWGRMGEREYEYVE; encoded by the coding sequence ATGACCGCAGTCGGTATCGACGCCGTCGAAATCTGGACCGGTAACCTCAAACTCGATTTACCCGGCGTGTTCGCACCCGAGAAGGGCGAAGACCCCGAGAAATACACCAAAGGGCTCGGACTGAACGCCAGTTCGTTCCCCGACAGCTACGAGGACATCGTCACGATGGGTGCCAACGCGGCTCACCGGCTGATGGAGCGAAAGAGACTCGAGCCCGACGACATCGGTCGGATCGACGTCGCGACCGAGAGCGCCTTCGACAACTCCAAGCCGGTCTCGACGTACATCGCCGGCTGTCTCGAGTCGGTCTTCGACGGCGACTTCCACCACGCGAACAAAGGCGAGCGGAAGTTCGCCTGTATCGCGGGCACCCAGAGTCTCGACGACGCGTACAACTGGATCCGCGCGGGTCGCAATCGCGGCCGCGGGGCGCTCGTGATCGCAACCGACACGGCGCTGTACGCTCGAGACGACCCCGGCGAGGCGACTCAGGGGGCGGGCGCGGTCGCGCTGTATATCACCGAAGACCCGGATCTGGTCACGCTGTCGACCGAGCAGGGGTACGGCTCGGCCGACGAGACGGACTTTCTCAAGCCCAACCAGCAGTTCCCAAGCGTCGACGGCAAGCGCTCGGTGCAGGTGTACCTCGCCCGCATGCGCGAAGCGCTGGTCGATTACCAGAGCGTCGCGGGCGAACTCCACCTCGACGACGTTCGGTTCGTGCCGTTCCACACGCCGTTCCCCGGCATGGTTCGCAAGGCCGCGATGTTGGCCTACCGCCACATCATCCGCGATACGGCAGTCGAAGACGAACTCGCCGAGGAAATCGGTCGGCAACCCCGCTCCGAGGCGTTCGAAACCGACGATGAGTTCCGCGACGCGCTTCGGGAGTACATGGACGGCCTCAAAGAGACCGACCGCTACCAAGAGTGGTACGCCGAGACGATCGACCCGACGCTGACGATCGCTCGAGAGGTTGGCAACTGGTACACGGGCTCGGTCCACGTCGCCCGGATCAGCGCGCTCAAATACGCTCTCGAACAGGGCGAAGACATCGCCGGACAGACGCTCGCGGTCGGCTCCTACGGCAGCGGTGCGCAGGCCGAAATCCACACGGAGGTCGTACAGGACGGGTGGAAAGAGGAAATCGAAGCGCTCAATCTCGACGAGCAGCTCGCGGATCGATACGAGTTGACCTGGGACGATTACGAGGAGATCCACGACGCACACAACCACGACATGGACGTGGATATCGAGTCGATGACCGCCCCTGACGGCGAGTTCGTCTTCGGCGGGTGGGGGCGGATGGGCGAACGGGAGTACGAGTACGTCGAGTAA
- a CDS encoding TVP38/TMEM64 family protein yields MTRLPRRAIAGALLVSAIATAGALVSPGGASALLESIVGDPVRFTLVLAGLYLVRPLFAWPTTALSFVVGYGLGVTLGVPIALVGVVVTVTPVFFAVRWAVSDPATESLETLPFGETIDRAGSAIGRYYRTAGPIRGVIASRLAPIPSDVATCAAAGSGVSYPQFVVGTVVGELPWTVAAVVVGSSAATVSTGGLGQLGVVVTACCLLAVVVLLAGPAARAFGTESAEQSRREEGTSPSSESR; encoded by the coding sequence ATGACGCGACTCCCGCGGCGTGCGATCGCAGGCGCACTCCTCGTGAGCGCGATCGCCACGGCGGGAGCGCTGGTCTCGCCGGGCGGAGCGAGCGCCCTTCTCGAGTCGATCGTCGGTGATCCCGTTCGATTCACCCTCGTCCTCGCGGGGCTGTATCTCGTCCGACCGCTGTTCGCCTGGCCGACGACGGCGCTTTCGTTCGTGGTCGGCTACGGCCTCGGCGTGACACTCGGTGTGCCGATCGCACTCGTCGGCGTCGTCGTCACCGTGACGCCGGTTTTCTTCGCGGTTCGGTGGGCCGTCTCCGACCCGGCGACGGAGTCGTTGGAGACGTTGCCGTTCGGCGAGACTATCGACCGGGCCGGAAGCGCCATCGGTCGGTACTATCGAACGGCGGGGCCGATCCGCGGGGTGATCGCCTCGAGACTCGCGCCGATCCCGTCGGACGTCGCGACCTGCGCCGCCGCCGGGAGCGGCGTCTCGTATCCCCAGTTCGTCGTCGGAACGGTGGTCGGCGAACTCCCGTGGACGGTCGCGGCGGTCGTCGTCGGATCGTCGGCCGCGACCGTCAGTACGGGTGGACTCGGGCAACTGGGCGTAGTCGTTACCGCGTGCTGTCTTCTCGCAGTCGTCGTCTTACTCGCAGGGCCTGCCGCCCGCGCGTTCGGAACCGAATCCGCGGAGCAGAGCCGTCGTGAGGAGGGGACGAGCCCGTCGTCTGAGTCGCGGTAG
- a CDS encoding DUF5830 family protein, protein MDDRVERGLAILERLEHESLPLADAVDRLEIVTADPTVTRTILDEAELRGIIERDDGIIRPKSRQYVRFGEDVITKEGDFECQRCGSGLSTGHFLDLEAGEIGPFGSSCIRKVTGRE, encoded by the coding sequence ATGGACGACCGCGTCGAACGGGGACTGGCCATACTCGAGCGACTCGAACACGAGTCGCTGCCGCTCGCCGACGCCGTCGACCGGCTCGAGATCGTGACCGCCGATCCGACCGTGACCAGAACGATCCTCGACGAGGCGGAATTGCGAGGGATAATCGAACGCGACGACGGCATCATCCGCCCGAAGAGTCGACAGTATGTGCGTTTCGGCGAAGACGTGATTACGAAAGAGGGCGATTTCGAATGTCAGCGCTGCGGGTCCGGCCTCTCGACGGGTCACTTCCTCGACCTCGAGGCCGGGGAGATCGGGCCCTTCGGCTCCTCGTGTATCAGAAAAGTCACCGGTCGTGAATGA
- a CDS encoding DUF7115 domain-containing protein yields the protein MSVPGIVQSTLGTEEIVARVSLGGDDELFITPTDSIIYRADGLLSDESVEEFPHDADRLTISDGRRKTRFTLEYALDGTREFTVPSGSTDDVLTPLVAGVLNGNGISDAGEEVIRAYRFSELTLIVTSDRLVKHIGEAVWDEDFEQYHFDDVTNLSFEDGSVATQIVLEVEGRPKRIKAPNDEAADLRERLERALFAYHGVDSLAHLNDAVGHETEPEPSEDPATAFGEGVDPLDANPPAPEDLDQQSAGESSDGPNPTQASSADSDAVTGAGSTAVSSTESNPNTRADSSPAASAETTTEMDAGSNQRSAVETAPDGETDPQQVDPLASGSSRDESSDQHLEPETADRSSGPETDETEDVSDDGGPDAADDGAESTSTSFGESGFTAATAGTDPELLERLDELEETVARQTAMLEKQQQTIEQLIAELRQGR from the coding sequence ATGAGCGTTCCCGGCATCGTACAGTCTACTCTCGGTACCGAAGAGATCGTCGCGCGCGTCTCGCTCGGCGGGGACGACGAGCTCTTCATCACGCCGACGGACTCGATTATCTATCGTGCTGACGGACTGCTGAGCGACGAATCGGTCGAGGAGTTCCCCCACGACGCCGACCGATTGACGATTTCGGATGGCCGACGAAAGACGCGGTTCACGCTCGAGTACGCCCTCGATGGCACTCGAGAGTTCACGGTTCCGTCGGGATCGACGGACGACGTGCTCACGCCGCTCGTCGCCGGCGTGTTGAACGGCAACGGCATCTCCGACGCCGGCGAGGAAGTGATCCGGGCCTACCGGTTCAGCGAGCTCACGCTGATCGTCACCAGCGACCGACTCGTCAAACACATCGGCGAGGCGGTGTGGGACGAGGACTTCGAGCAGTATCACTTCGACGACGTGACCAACCTCTCGTTCGAGGACGGCAGCGTCGCCACCCAGATCGTCCTCGAAGTCGAGGGACGACCGAAGCGGATCAAAGCGCCCAACGACGAGGCGGCCGACCTGCGAGAGCGCCTCGAGCGCGCACTGTTTGCCTATCACGGCGTCGATTCGCTGGCCCACCTAAACGACGCGGTCGGTCACGAGACGGAACCAGAACCGAGCGAGGATCCCGCAACGGCCTTCGGCGAGGGGGTCGATCCGCTCGACGCGAATCCGCCGGCACCCGAGGACCTAGACCAGCAATCTGCAGGGGAGTCGTCCGACGGGCCAAACCCGACTCAGGCCTCGAGCGCCGATTCGGACGCGGTGACGGGCGCCGGTTCGACCGCCGTCTCGAGTACCGAGTCGAATCCGAATACGCGCGCCGATTCGAGCCCGGCCGCGAGCGCTGAGACGACGACTGAAATGGACGCCGGATCGAACCAGCGTTCGGCCGTCGAAACCGCTCCCGACGGGGAAACCGATCCGCAACAGGTCGACCCGCTCGCGTCGGGTTCGTCCCGAGACGAATCGTCGGACCAGCACCTCGAGCCCGAGACCGCCGATCGATCGTCGGGCCCCGAAACGGACGAAACCGAAGACGTATCGGACGATGGGGGGCCAGACGCGGCCGATGACGGCGCCGAATCGACGTCCACTTCGTTCGGTGAGAGCGGCTTTACGGCCGCGACGGCTGGCACCGATCCGGAACTGCTCGAGCGACTCGACGAACTCGAGGAGACAGTCGCGAGACAGACGGCGATGCTCGAAAAGCAACAACAGACCATCGAACAGCTCATCGCCGAGCTTCGACAGGGACGGTAG